A section of the Caldilineales bacterium genome encodes:
- a CDS encoding cytochrome b/b6 domain-containing protein has translation MIACNRLTRRWPALAGLGLALALLLALAGSVQADPSPLHPTFPLVDAAGVNVLISGKPVSTEQSCGGCHDTAYITAHSYHAAVGQDHAVAAGRVSDGRAWDLSRGLYGKWDPVLYRYLTPAGDALFDLGLPDWIQTYGLRHVGGGPAAVSQDGASLTTLAPAVGDPETTHHDPATGADSAWDWQASGVVEMNCFLCHIAAPDNEARTQALLAGQFGWANTAILAGTGIVEKVGDGWVWQAEAFQKDGTLQPAFMPVQAATSSNCGQCHGAVHLENDPLICADIKASDWSSLRTGQIYSGQRLSDSGLNMAGKEGLTLPWDIHAERNLKCTDCHFSLNNPAYRKESEVTRPEYLIYDPRRQPLGDYLYRPSHDFAKGDTAQHALAPEMTDTMRQCADCHEVKVTHAWLPYTETHMNALACESCHIPKMYTAALAAVDWTVLNLEGTAPTTHRGVEGECGNPRDLMVGYDPILLPQAQASGGVKLAPFNLITTWYWVQGDPERPVRQEDLQAAYLQGEGYQADVLAAFDANKDGQLDETELRLDSDFKIALIRGRLEALGLQNLEIRGEVTPYNISHNVVAGEWATRDCDACHSDESRLAAGLSLAPYTPGGATPAFAGHSGVSLSGDFGAGEEGDLLYALNISAENLYLPGHNRLPWVDFVGWGAVLAVLLGIIVHGGYRLYSSASHPPAAPELKEVYMYGFYERLWHWTQAIVIILLILTGIVIHRPDQFGAVDFGLVVPVHNILAILLVLNAAFSLFYHFASGEIKQYLPQPHGFFSQGLMQIDYYLRGIFRGDPHPFAKTRKRRLNPLQQLTYFAILNLLLPAQILTGLLMFGVSLWPDLAAHLPYLAPIHTLVAWFFVSFLILHMYLTTTGATITADLRGMITGWDQVEVHEATI, from the coding sequence ATGATCGCTTGCAACCGTCTGACGCGACGCTGGCCAGCGCTTGCCGGCTTGGGCCTGGCCCTGGCTCTGCTGCTGGCCCTCGCCGGCAGCGTCCAGGCTGACCCTTCGCCCCTGCACCCCACCTTCCCCCTGGTCGATGCCGCGGGCGTGAACGTCCTTATCTCCGGGAAACCCGTTTCCACCGAGCAGAGCTGCGGCGGCTGCCACGACACCGCCTACATCACTGCCCACAGCTATCACGCCGCCGTCGGCCAGGATCATGCCGTCGCCGCCGGGCGGGTGTCGGATGGCCGGGCCTGGGACCTGAGCCGGGGGCTGTACGGCAAGTGGGATCCGGTGCTCTACCGCTATCTCACCCCTGCCGGCGATGCCCTGTTCGATCTGGGCCTGCCCGATTGGATCCAGACCTATGGCCTGCGGCACGTGGGCGGCGGGCCGGCGGCCGTCAGCCAGGATGGAGCCAGCCTGACCACGCTGGCCCCGGCCGTCGGCGACCCCGAAACCACCCACCACGACCCCGCCACCGGCGCCGACAGCGCCTGGGATTGGCAGGCCTCGGGCGTGGTGGAAATGAACTGCTTCCTCTGCCACATCGCCGCGCCGGATAATGAGGCCCGCACCCAGGCGCTGCTGGCCGGGCAATTCGGCTGGGCGAATACAGCCATTTTGGCGGGGACCGGGATCGTGGAGAAAGTGGGCGATGGCTGGGTGTGGCAGGCCGAGGCTTTTCAGAAGGATGGGACCTTGCAGCCGGCGTTCATGCCTGTGCAGGCCGCGACTTCGAGCAACTGCGGGCAGTGTCATGGCGCCGTGCATCTCGAAAACGACCCGCTGATCTGCGCCGACATCAAGGCCAGCGACTGGAGTTCGCTGCGCACCGGTCAGATCTATTCGGGTCAGCGCCTCTCCGATTCGGGCCTGAACATGGCCGGGAAAGAGGGGCTGACGCTGCCTTGGGACATCCACGCCGAGCGCAATCTGAAGTGCACCGACTGCCATTTCTCGCTCAATAACCCCGCCTATCGGAAAGAATCGGAGGTCACCCGCCCCGAATATCTGATCTACGACCCCCGGCGGCAGCCCCTGGGCGACTATCTCTACCGGCCCAGCCACGATTTTGCCAAAGGCGACACCGCCCAGCACGCCCTGGCGCCGGAAATGACTGACACGATGCGGCAGTGCGCCGATTGTCATGAGGTCAAGGTCACGCACGCCTGGCTGCCCTACACCGAGACGCATATGAACGCCCTGGCCTGCGAATCGTGCCATATTCCCAAGATGTACACGGCGGCGCTGGCAGCGGTGGATTGGACGGTGCTGAACCTGGAAGGAACCGCGCCCACCACCCACCGCGGGGTGGAGGGCGAATGCGGCAACCCGCGCGACCTGATGGTCGGCTATGACCCCATCCTGCTGCCACAGGCGCAGGCGAGCGGCGGCGTCAAGCTGGCGCCCTTCAACTTGATCACGACCTGGTATTGGGTGCAGGGCGATCCGGAACGGCCGGTGCGGCAAGAGGATTTGCAAGCGGCCTATCTGCAGGGCGAGGGCTATCAGGCCGATGTCCTCGCCGCCTTCGATGCCAACAAGGATGGGCAGTTGGACGAGACCGAGCTGCGTCTGGACAGCGATTTCAAGATCGCCTTGATCCGGGGCCGCCTGGAGGCTCTGGGCTTGCAGAACCTGGAGATCCGGGGCGAGGTGACGCCCTACAACATCAGCCACAATGTGGTGGCGGGGGAATGGGCCACGCGCGACTGCGACGCCTGCCACAGCGACGAGTCTCGCCTCGCCGCCGGCCTATCGCTGGCGCCCTACACGCCGGGTGGGGCCACGCCGGCCTTCGCCGGTCATTCCGGCGTCTCGCTCAGCGGCGATTTTGGCGCCGGCGAGGAGGGGGACTTGCTCTATGCCCTCAACATCTCGGCCGAAAATCTCTATCTCCCCGGCCACAACCGCCTGCCCTGGGTCGATTTCGTGGGCTGGGGGGCGGTGCTGGCGGTGTTGCTGGGCATCATCGTCCACGGCGGCTACCGCCTGTACAGCTCTGCCAGCCATCCGCCGGCGGCGCCGGAACTGAAAGAAGTGTACATGTATGGCTTCTACGAGCGGCTGTGGCATTGGACGCAGGCCATCGTCATCATCCTGCTGATCCTCACCGGCATCGTCATCCATCGCCCCGACCAGTTCGGCGCTGTCGATTTCGGTCTGGTGGTGCCGGTGCACAACATCCTCGCCATCCTGCTGGTCCTCAATGCCGCCTTCTCGTTGTTCTACCACTTCGCCAGCGGCGAGATCAAGCAATATCTGCCGCAGCCGCATGGCTTCTTCAGCCAGGGCCTGATGCAGATCGATTACTATCTGCGCGGCATCTTCCGCGGCGACCCGCACCCCTTCGCCAAGACGCGCAAGCGCAGGCTCAACCCCCTGCAACAGCTCACCTACTTCGCCATCCTCAACCTGCTGCTGCCGGCGCAGATCCTCACCGGCCTGCTCATGTTCGGGGTGAGCCTGTGGCCCGACCTGGCCGCGCATCTGCCCTATCTGGCTCCGATTCACACGCTCGTCGCCTGGTTCTTCGTCTCGTTCCTGATTTTGCACATGTATCTGACCACGACCGGCGCCACCATCACCGCCGACCTGCGGGGGATGATCACCGGCTGGGATCAGGTGGAAGTGCACGAGGCGACGATTTGA
- a CDS encoding YeeE/YedE family protein produces the protein MTTATQAKLDSKSRAKARPAAQPRPFTNPYLGGLFLGVVLFLAFYLTGNGLGASGGLNRMVVWLIDLAAPQYADRVSYLVQYAGGDKNALDNWIVLLTVGIFLGGLASGWRGRRIKWETVRGPQISDRQRWLFALLGGVIAGFGARMARGCTSGQGLSGGATLSVGSWAFLMAFFFGGYALAYVLRKLWQPAEAPH, from the coding sequence ATGACGACTGCCACACAAGCAAAACTGGACTCCAAGAGCCGGGCCAAGGCCAGGCCCGCGGCCCAGCCCCGACCTTTCACCAACCCCTATCTCGGCGGGCTGTTCCTGGGCGTGGTGCTTTTTCTGGCCTTCTATCTCACCGGCAACGGCCTGGGCGCGTCCGGCGGCCTCAATCGCATGGTCGTCTGGCTGATCGATCTGGCGGCGCCGCAGTATGCCGACCGCGTCTCCTATCTCGTGCAATATGCCGGCGGCGATAAGAACGCGCTCGACAACTGGATCGTGCTGCTGACGGTGGGCATCTTTCTGGGCGGCCTGGCGTCGGGCTGGCGCGGCCGCCGGATCAAGTGGGAGACGGTGCGCGGCCCGCAGATCAGCGACCGTCAGCGCTGGCTCTTCGCCCTGCTCGGCGGCGTGATCGCTGGTTTTGGCGCCCGCATGGCCAGGGGCTGCACATCGGGGCAGGGGCTGTCGGGCGGGGCCACGCTCTCGGTGGGGAGCTGGGCCTTCCTGATGGCCTTTTTCTTCGGCGGCTATGCCCTGGCCTACGTCCTGCGCAAGCTCTGGCAGCCGGCAGAGGCGCCGCACTGA